Below is a genomic region from Miscanthus floridulus cultivar M001 chromosome 1, ASM1932011v1, whole genome shotgun sequence.
AGGGCGACGGTTAGTTGTTAGCTGTCTGTTTgggatttttttttagaaactggAGGGGCCTTAGCCCCTACAGAGATTTTATTACAAATAAAAAGGTGCCAAAATTACAAAACAAAGAAGAAATCTTTTAGGATGGTTGAAAAAGTACCTTCCTACCTTCGAGTACTTtcatctttttctattttctaaataatgCCCCGACGAGGTCACCGCAGCGCTTCCGACTGCCAAGCGAGACCGGCCGGGACAGGACACGCGCAAGAGCTGCGACGCTGACAGAGAGGCATCGTTTGCACGGACTTCTACTTGTCCGTGGCATCGACGCGGTACGTATACGGACAAGCGTATCATCCATTAGGTGTCTGATGGTGGTTTTCAGAGTAGACTGGAGCAAGCGTACCAATCTGCCTCTGTAGTAATTTACATGTATTAATACACAGCAAAATACCAGCTACATCGTCTTATATGTCCACGCGAAGGGAAAAGGAAAACAAGAACAGACAAGAGTAcaaggggagaagaggaagaacaactattctagcTTGCAGTCGTCGTCGTCCATGAATGACGAATGGATGGAGGCTGGAGCACGCAAGCGTACCAAATCGTTGTCTCCGCGCAACAATCCCGTGAACTCTACGGTCTCCGTCCTGGCTCGAAGGCGTCTCCTATGTCAGGGTGTTGCAGAGACCTGGCGGCTTGCCGTCGGGGCGAGGCGACGGCAGCGGCGCCCATATCTCGGccatgtttgggaagcagcacgcCGAGGTGTCCAGCGGGCGTCCAGGCACCGTCCAGCTGCGCGACTGCGCCGGCACGGGCGCGAGCTCTGTCCGCGGCGCCTCGAAACCTATGAGCCCGCCGGGGTGCTGCAGCTACGGCTCCGTGTACGCGGCCCGGGCGGTGGCCTCCAGAGCACGTTGGTCTCGCGGCGCAGGCCGGTTCCGAACTCGGCGAGGCCGCGGAGGTAGGACTCTGCGGGCGGACGGCGACGGCGGCTGCAGGGCTGGTGGGTGTCCTTGAATAACAATACTAAAATGACTTAtttatccttattggaaaataaaataaaaaataaaaaatagatgTTGTCCCACCTATTTTGGTACTACCCCACCTAATTAGTTACTATCCCCGCCTATTTGGTACCTCTAAGTACTTTCAGTTTGGTACCTCATATTTTTTCACCATCCGATCTTGTCCAATAAATGGtccatattttttttttcaaccaTTGTAAAATTTCTCAACAAAGCAGAAAGCTCTAGGGAACGaggaaagaaacaaagaaaatgaaaagaacggcatattcgctggttggtttatgGACTGATTTAgactgactggtgctggtttgttgtgagaaagaaatactgttggctggatGAAACCAACAAGTGAACAGGCTGAAAAGCTGCTTAAACATCGGAATTTAGGCTGAGGATCCATGATTCAAAGTTCGTTTGGAGGCTTTGCTTGACTCTGTACTGAACTAGTCTAGTTTATTCCAAAAATTTCCTTGTCTGTTTGGGTTTAGCTGGCGCTTAGCGGATGTAACGGCTTAGTGACGTAATAATGATGTAATTGTGACGTATGGCTGGTGGCCGAAGGGGTATAAAGACCGTGCATGTGCTGAACAGAAAACTGAATCCATTCTCGCTAtctgttcttcttctctgaacCCATTCGccattgctgctgctgctactgctactgctactctaGTGAAAGGAAGACAGTGAGAGTTGGCCCATTCCCCTCCAACTCGGCCCAAAACGATCCCTAGAAATTAACACTATCAGGAGCCTAGAAGCAATTTTACAGACCCCGCCGTGGATTCTTGTGCTCCTAGTCCTAGGAGAACAAGCAAAGCCGAGTTGGAGGGGAAGCTGATGAGGGGTACACACAGTTTTTTATTGATTCGGCAAGTTCAATTCTAACGAACAAACTACTAGAGTAGAGGTGTTGCGTATACATACTACTACATGCACGGGATGCGCAAAACCGAAAAGCTAAATGAAAGAGAAGCGTCTACTCTGTTGCTGTTCCTCCTCTGCTACTACCGTGTACGCAGGTGCTGCTAGGTCCTGAAGAGCTCGAGGCAGTGCTCCTGCTCCAGGTTCCTGCTCCAGAACTTGGCGTAGTACTCGGCGTAGGTGTAGTCCCTGTAGACGGCCGGCGTGTCGCCGGTGACGAGCTTGGCGGCGGGGCCGATGCGCACGTCGTTGCAGGGGCAGAGGAACGACGCCACCGACATCCTGGGCCTGTCGGAGTTGACGACGGCGCGGTGCCACACGCTCTTGTACCTGCCGTTGCTCAGCGCCTGCAggatcgagagagagagagaggacacgGGTTCAGTAGTTGAGCTGCTGCCAGTGCCAGAACGTGTACTACTAGGTGGGTGGCAGACGATCGATCGAGCAGTCGATCTCGTCACTACCTGCAGCTGGTCCCCGATGTtgacgacgagcgcgctgggcCGCGGGTTGACGGCGATCCAGCGGCCGCCCTTGAGCACCTGGAGGCCGGCCACCTGCTGGTCCATGAGCAGGATGGTGAGCGCGTTGGGGTCCGTGTGCGCGGGGAGCCCGTACGTGAGCTCCGGCGCCGGGCACCGCGGGTAGAAGTTCACCGCCAtgtgctgctcctgctcgcccaGCGTCTCCTTGATGTACCCTCCGTCCAGGCCCAGGCCCTCGGAGATGGCGCCGTATATCCTGAACCCCAGCTCCCGGACCTCCCTGCAGTACGCGCTCACGGTCTCCCTGTACGTGCGTACGTGGACGTTGCCAGTGCCGGCCGGCCACCACCAAACAACAAACAAACTGTTAATTAGAACATGTACGTACAGTGGTCCAGACAACCTTTGTTTGTTTGTGAGATGATTCTATGGAGTACTATGTAAGTCACTACTGACAGTACAATAGACAAGCCACTGTTTAAGTTTAAGTTTAAGTTTAAGCATAAGTAAATCCCATGCAAGCTGCAAGATCGATGGTAGCAAGTGAGCAGGCGTTGTCGTCGTCTGTTGGACGGCGGACACTTACTCTAACGCATCGTCGTTactcgccctgttcgcttgggcttgtttgatttataagctgtattttttcagtcaatgaacaatatttttctctcacaccaattcaaccaacagtactttcagccatggtcagccaaacaagcccaaacgaacaagaCGAAGGTACGCATACGGTCATTTTCTTTCATGTGACCGGGGACAAGATCACATGTGCTATTCTATTTGCGTTGTGTGGCTCTCATTGCGTTGTGGCACTATAGCAATAATATATCGTCGTGGAGCCTCAAAATCTTGGCTTCGGTACTATTTCTGTTTGTCTCTATTGTTTTTTGTCGCAGCTAGATTCACTAACTATCGTAATCTACATGAGTCGGATCGAGCCTAACAAAGGGGAACTAAGGGTTTGTTTCTTCTTATAGCTCCGATCCTTCCGGCTCCCTTATTATGAAATACACTAGGAGGTCGATGAGGCCATCATTTTATGGGTCCTCCGATCCAACTCCGGCTCCTTAGTTAATATAATATAGCACGGACGCAGAGCCaaagtgtgtgtgagagagagtccTGCCAAACAGACCCTTAAGAAAACAGAGAAGGCAGTGAGTTGGTCTGTCTCACTGTCGTCTCAAATACACTCCACCATCACCGTGCCACCAGCTGTGCTGTTCGTCAGGTGCGATCGCTGCATCGACAACGCTACTAGCTACCTGTAGCACGGACTGAGCAAAGCTAAGCAAGttgagtggaggagcaccgggCAAGTGGCGTCTCGGTTTggatggagtgatggaccaccGCTCGCGCGCGTTCGTTCTATACTGCCATTCCTAGTAACTGCTACTCTATACGTATAGTATTTCCTTGGAGGCTCGGTCGGCTTATCTTCTCTGACGGCAGGGAGGTCTGCCTGTCCTAGAAACAGCTTTAAAACTGGCCGCCAGCACATGGTAGAGACGTCCAAGGTACACGGTGACGGTGGTTAGTCACTTTCGAATTCCCCCTCCCTTGAAGCACTGTCCAGCGCTTCAGTCACGGGTCTCGTGAGGAAAGCAGCAGGAGACGAGAATGATTCCTATCTGTCTGCAGTTAACAAAAGAGTGAAGGACAGGCTTGTCATCTTTCTCAGAGCCACCATCCAAAAAAGAGTGAAGGACACGttctaaaaaaaaaacacaaatttTCTTAAGTTAAGTAAGCCTGATTCAATCTAAACCTAAAAATTGCATCTTTTTTTTAGATGGGGGTAGTATCAATCTAAACCTAAAAATTGCATCTTTTTTGAGATGGGGGTATTGGTGTTCGGCTGGTAGGTAAGAGCACTGTGTATCGGATGGTTTCGGATGATTTAATAGTGCtgtgtgagagagaataagctgaaacaagctaagACAAGAACAGCCGAACAGTGTACGTTTGAGATGGGGGTATTGGTGTTCAGCTGGTAGGTAATTGCATCTGAACTTGTACGTTGAGGGTACTATATTAGTAGAGGTCTAAACCTTCATAATCAACGTTAATTTATCGCTGATACAACACGCTGGTCATGTGGCGTATTATCATATAGATTATTAAATATTGGATCTGTAAGTTAGCTGAGGAACCGAGGAAGCTGGAGACGCTACTTGCATTATTGGCGTGTTTGATTGATGGTCTCGCGTTGCCTGCCAGGCAACACATCCTAGCCTACAGGTGATTAGAATCAACGACCTGGGGGCTGGTGCTTGGCAGGCAGCCTTGTCTAGCCACGTAACCAAATAACCCTATATTTGATGAAAGCTCGGCAACAATAACTCACGAATCACCGATATTAATGTAAGTCCTTGGCTTCTCTTTTGAGTGTAGATTTTTACCGGTTTTTTTTTCACACAAACAGAATTGTGCACTCGTGATGTCTAGCGATGCCAGTGCAACACCACttggctgctgctactactgaCGTGTCATGAACTCTGATCGACCTTCCTGGTTCTTCTGTGCAGTGCGGAACCCATGGCCTCGGAAAGATTTTCCGCTCAGCCCAGCACTACGGACACGTCGACAGGCAGAGTGGTACTGCACACGACAGACGACACGTGGAGCTGTACACCTCGAGTGCATAATTCTTTTCCCCGTTACATGGTGTTCCTCCAGCCGAGGGTATTGCCGGTTTCCAGTAAGGCCCTGTCTAATGCTCATGAATCTATCTTAATCTATGTGTGTTGATGTATCAACCCATCTAACACACACGGATGGAGTTGAATACAGGACCGAACAAACCATAATCAATTTTCAGAtgcattttttttcttaaaaGAAGATTATTTTTTAATTTAATATTAAAATTATAGCAAAGCTACTCTTTTGGTCCTTATAATCTGGTCTAGTCTAGGCGATAAAGAAAAAAGAGTCAATGGGTCATCTCTCTCTGCACTCTTATTTTTAAGGATTTGTTAGGGTCCGTCGTCGTCTTCCCGTCTCACCGGATTGGACGAGCAGCGGAGCAGAGCGAGAATACAACACAAGCAACAAATGGGCAGCTACTATAGTACTGGAGCAGAGTACTGAGCTTTCGAAGCTGGGTAGGAGGCAGGCAGGTAGTGGCACCTGAATGATGGCGGGTTGTCCGGCCAGTCGGGGACGTAGTGCTCCAGCGGGTGGCAGTGCAGGCGGAGGTAGTCCCGCCAGTTGTGCACCGTCTCCTTGCGCACGTTGAAGCTGGTGGACAGCCGCATCTTCTTGCCCGGGTCGTCGGAGTAGAGCTTCGCCTTCTCCTCCGCGGGGAGCCGGAAGAATTCGTACGCCACGGACATCATCGCCGCCGTCAGCTCCTCCGGCACCCCGTGGTTGAGCACCTGGCCGGTGGGCGACAACAGGGATCGGaattatttatttatattcacCAAATCAGTACTACGATCGAGCGCACGGCCAGCGGCGAGCCGACGACCAAGACTACCGAGCCGTACCCAGTACCCACCTGGAAGAAGCCGTGGGTGCGGCACGCCTCGGCGACCctggcgacgacggcggcgcggtcgGGGTCGGCGAGGTCGACCACGGGGATCTCCGCGTCGGGGACGACCTCGCGCAGGCGCGGCCGCTGCGTCTCTGGCCGGACGTAGCTGTCCGGCAGCCTGTCGTACTCGGCCGTGGAGATGAGCTGCTCCGCCATGCCCGCTGGTACGCTGCTCCAGACTCTAGCGCCTCCGAGCGAGCTCCCGGCGTCTGATCTGCCGCAGCTAGGCCGCGTGCTCCATGCCCGTGTCTTAATAATAAATAGACACGCAACGTGATCGACCGACGACGAGACGAGCAGAACCAGCTAGCAGCTAGCAGCGGCACAAGCTTCCGATCGAGATGACACGTGGGGCCGGCGAGACCTCGAGATCCGTGCTCCGCTCGGCTCCCAGTTGACCGGGCTGAGGCCGCTGAGCGATCGTCAGCGACACGGCGCAGGGCAACGTCAGGGCACTGACGGCAGCAGCGGGATTTGGCCGGTTCTTTGTCCACTGCGCGTCGCGTGATATGAGCGTCCCACGCCTACAGCTTCAGCGTTCGCCGCGTGCCGAGCTGAAGCTACCTGTCAACCTGCCGAGCATGGCGGATCACCCACCGAGCGCGAGGGCGTGCGAAACGCGATTCAGGCGTTGGCGTGGCCTCGTGGCAGGAACTCGTGCAGAGTTGAGGGAACCCAGCGTGTCTTCTCATGGTCACGGTAGCATATACGAGTAGTCAGTAGAAAAACGGCTTCAAGTTTTGTGCTGGGTGGTTGCAAAGGTTAGTTGGACGGCACACTGTTTTCTTCGCCGGTTTTCGTTCCCGTGAATGATCTGTGGGATTGCAGTGTACAAACGGACCGACAGGGAGTCAGAGACATACAGAAATGTCAAGCGTACATACAAAAATGTCAAGCGTGGGATGCTTCACTgtggtccttcttttcctttttccttaGTCCTAGTAAGGCGTTCTTGGCTAAAGTTTAGCTCAGGACTAAAAATTAGCCTTTGAAATGAAGGTGCTAAAGTTTAGTCCTTTAGGCTGTTTGGATACATGACTAAAAGATGATTAAAAggtgaaagagagaaagagagtaaaGTTATATGTTAGCACTTTTAACCCCCTTTAGCCAACCTTGCAAGGGCTAATGGGCTAATAGAGGGCTAAAGATTAGCCCCTATTGGGATCCCCAAGGGCTAAAAGTGGAGGATCTTTAGCCCCTTAGACCCAAACAAGTCTAACATAGTTTGTTCAAGCCTAAAGGTAGGGGATATGTACaagtccacacacacacacacgggaTATGTACaagtccacacacacacacacacacacacacatatatatatatataaagttatAGACTATCATTTGAAAATCTTATCAAAGCTATGATCATATATGTACACATAATCATTACAGTTGTATTAGTATAGTCTATCAATAGAAACTTGAATGCAGCCAAATTAGGTGGGGCCTGGCCACCTCCGATTCAGGTCTTCGGATTAGCATCTGTGCTCACATTTACGTCTAAATATTTCATTTAGTATTAGACGACGTATCTGTCAATATCAAGATGTCTGTAGTGACTTAGTGATAATTTGGTAGGCTCCGGTTCATCCTAAAACAACTCAGGCTCCTTCATAGAGATAGCTTCTCTGATGGAGTTGGAGCTTTTTTAGAAAATATTTGACAAAACGACTTCATCTATATCTTCTGGGAGTGGAAGATAGTTGTATACGTCCAAGATGTCCTGCTACTTTGCGCAACATTTATATAATGTCTAGGATATTCCgagcaaaagaaaacaaaaatccAATGTTCTAATTTTAAAGTAGAgattttttcttcaaaagtttaAAATATATTCAGGTTTgatcttcttgtattgaattAATTGCAAACAACATATCAAAAACTGGGTACATATTTGAGAAGAAAAATGCTTTGAAAGTCTCAAAATTTGTGCCGTGTGAAGTAGAGAAATAAAAAGAGCTTGGAAGCCACAATTTCTGGTTACTTGCACGCAGTTCATTTTCCTTTCCAGCGGCTTATGCTAGCTCCCTGGCCAGAGCTATTTCAGTGTCTGGGACGGCTCTTGGTAGAGTGGGAGCAAAAGCTCTTCTAAGAGCCATGCCAAATGGGCTCTTAGTCAATCTCAATAATGAGGAATTGATCTTTTTGATTTGTTCACATAGGTAAGGTATACTTGTGTATCAGTACTATAGGCAGAGAGAGAGATACCACACACAAACCTAGGTTTTGATATATAGCCAATACAGCTCGAGTTACAATTACAAGTCATAGTCATGTACAACTCATATATCTAGGTACTATGTTTCACCAGCACATACACTACTGTTCTCTGGCCTAGCCTTGATGGCTTGATCCATGGGTCAACTATTCCTATCTacaattgaaataaaaaaaactatttgTCCATTCCTATCTACATACACTAGCCTATTGTTCTTCTGTCAAGGCGGCTGCGGCTCTGCtggtttgaattcaaatcaattAGCGTCCGCAGTGTGTAGTTCGACGCCGCTCCAATACATTTAATGCAAGGATCGGACCCGCTCCTTCACACTGTGAGGTCGACTCGACGAAGGAGCTGCTCCCATCTATCGAACCCGGCTCCGAGAAATAAAAAATCATGCACTCTCTCTCACCGTCTCTTGTCGTTGCTGCCCCACTTATGGTGTGGGCCCCACTTATGGAGCCAGGTACGTTACTatacattcagcctgttcgcttgttggtttcagccagccaacagtgttttcctctcacaataaaccagcaccagccagcccaaaccagcccagaaaccaaccaacgaacaggccgaTTGTGGCAAATTTTGATCACCTCATCAGGCCAGGTCACATCACAGTATAGGAGCAGGCACGGTTCTATACATTGCTCATGCCCTTACCTGCTGGCTCACTGGCTGGAACCTTCCTTCGTCCCAATCCATAGTGCTCAAGTTGGCTGCACATTTGACCATCTGGACGAAGCAGGAAACGTGTTGCCTTCAGCCTTCAGGGTTCAGTAATACTGACATATAGCGTCTGTTcgactggtattaaagtcggctgataagtcgactgaagctgttttgttatgagagaaaaaaactGTAGATactagctgataagccgactaATAAATTCATGCGAACAGCCCCTTAATAAGGTACAAATAATGCGTCATTATACTATTGAATTCAGATACTACGTCAACTAACTGAAGTTATTTACGCTAAGGTTTACCGGCTGAATTGTCCAAATCCTAGGGGAAAACGGCGGACTTAAGGCAGTGAGAGAGCACAGAGATTGCTGAACGGATCAAGGAACTTTGAATGTTCTTGCTTTTGCTCGATCCAGTAGGTGTCGTTTTCTTCTAGAGCCGGCAACAAAGATCACCCTAGAATAAATATTAGCGGAAAAGAAACAACCTGCATCGATCAaagttgattttttttaataaaaaatcaCTTGAAATCCACACGAAGGCTATTTTTTTTACACAATGGCAGGAGTGTTAAAAGGGTTAGCATAGAAGAATTAGACCTCTTAGTTAATTAAGATTGTAAAGACGTAAAATCATATGGCAAAATTGCAGATTTTAACAACTACTAGTACTTTGGAGATCCACTATTTGTCGTTCGGACTTCGGAACACGTATGAATTTGGTCAGAAGCAAGCACCGGAACAGAAGAATCGAAGGAGACGCATGCAAGCGATTGGGAGAAAAAGAAGCGCTAGATTTAGCGCGTCGAGTGAACGCACCAGCGGAACTGCGGCGCCGCGGCCCCAGTCGCCGTCGTTGCAAACGCATTAAGCTAATCGACAGGAGTAGGCTGGCGAAAGGCTTCCTCTCCTAGTAAAAAAGAAAAGATGACAGCGCCTTTGTATCCGTTTCTACCTTTCGGCTGGATTCACGAGCCTCACTGTACAAACGGAGGCTAGATAATGCCACGGAGCAGGAGCAACCAATGCTCCCAAAAACAGCGTGCGTTTTTATTTACCGACCAAGGACAGCAGACACGACAGTGGCAGAGTGTTCTCTTTGTCGCTCTGAGACTGACTGGGAGCAGAGCAGAAGCAGACAGTTGGAGGGGGGGCGTCCCAATGGCCAATGCGGGCATCGCAAACGCACCCGGCTACCGACACACGCACCCAACGGCAGAAACAAAGGTTATCAAGAAAGATTCGTGGGACCGTGGGAGGGAGCTTCGCGGAACGGAATGAAGGCAACCGTCGAGTGCATGCATCGAACCTGGCTGGTCCTGTCGTACGTCCGGGCACCGCCGGCCGCGGCGACCTGCCCTGAGCTTCGCCCATGCGGCAGCCGGATGGGACAGCCCGACAGGACAACCGACGAGGGAAGATCCTGCGATCTCCGACTAGCGTCGTCGAGGTGCAATGGACGACGACGGGCGGCCGTCCCGTCGGCAATgttaacagtgttttcctctcacagcaaACTAGCATCAGCCaggcttatcagtccagaaatcgACCAACGAACAGACCGAATGCTTCGCCTTCCACTAAGCTCAGGCGCTCAGCGACTACGACAGACTATTCGACAGCAAGATATGTTTTGTTAATCCCGTGCGTCGAGGTTTTAAACCGCGGGCTAATACATTTAGCGGTGGCGTCTTCTAATAGCCATGAAAAACTATAGAAAACTATATTTTATTTAGCGAATTTATAAATAGTATAattttttaattaattatgcaaaAACTTGTAAACAAGATAATTATATGAATATAAATACATACTTGTATACATAGCTTAAGGAGAACATATATCTAGATTCATTACTTACATTGAATAAACCAATCAACATATTCAATGCTACGATTCGTGTTTTTATATTCATTTAACATTTAATATTTAACAATTCAACAATTATTTGAGGGCGGAATACATTATTTACTTCGTACGTAAACAACATAATGGAGAGGTTTAAATTGTGGTCATCTAGAGTTAAGGCCCTGTTTGAATCCAAGGGGCTAAAGATTAACCCTTCACTTTTAGCCATCTTTTAGCCCTTGGGGATTTAAACAGGAGGGCTAAAAGGAGGGGCTAATCTTTAGCCCTCCATTAGCCCCCCCTTGCAAGGTAGGCTAAAGATGGCTAAAAGTGCTAATATGAGACtttactctctttctctctcctctctctttcaCCTTTAACCACCTTTTAGTCATGTATCCAAACAGGCcaaaggactaaagtttagtccaagGCTAAAGATTAGCTCTTG
It encodes:
- the LOC136509931 gene encoding flavanone 3-dioxygenase 2-like — its product is MAEQLISTAEYDRLPDSYVRPETQRPRLREVVPDAEIPVVDLADPDRAAVVARVAEACRTHGFFQVLNHGVPEELTAAMMSVAYEFFRLPAEEKAKLYSDDPGKKMRLSTSFNVRKETVHNWRDYLRLHCHPLEHYVPDWPDNPPSFRETVSAYCREVRELGFRIYGAISEGLGLDGGYIKETLGEQEQHMAVNFYPRCPAPELTYGLPAHTDPNALTILLMDQQVAGLQVLKGGRWIAVNPRPSALVVNIGDQLQALSNGRYKSVWHRAVVNSDRPRMSVASFLCPCNDVRIGPAAKLVTGDTPAVYRDYTYAEYYAKFWSRNLEQEHCLELFRT